In a single window of the Bacteroidota bacterium genome:
- a CDS encoding T9SS type A sorting domain-containing protein — MSSLRILFLFVGLLACLYLPTVGQGTGSRDTGFGLKGEVRFDFAPDETCARLLTDAMGNFYFVGNTTRYDSVADLNFLIGKCTSEGKLDSTFGANGILTGDFGTFGNSRILDADLQGNALFVIGEANDLASVDTQQVFIGKLDLDGHWDAGFGNDGIFTRKFVGEWASAGAIRVLDDGRIAFCGMTTDTNAWHIELPMAGRLLPNGVPDSSFGNTGCITWSLAHGLSHARGPHSDGGRFETLLPVGKGMLLGGVFYTSSYGRAMFMMVDENGNLDDGFGENGLLFPDISPGFTCTVTHSVKRGPKIFLGAKLDVYQGGEDFALLTLDSTGSFLDYDPVDFDSNEDRLQDMLIDHNDRILTCGLSKSPDNQSPGYESDAFAVAALEDSRTLASEFAENGKSMTIIQNGMESGATAMSESPDGKLVVAGYTASSGPGNYTDLVIIRLLLDSMSQSPSLPNAGFAVFPNPVHDRLWLNADAAETCSIWDSQGKLVLGNVASEAGIDVSMLTRGVYLIEANGFCRRFLKE, encoded by the coding sequence ATGAGCAGTCTGCGAATCTTATTCCTATTCGTCGGCTTATTGGCTTGCCTATACCTCCCTACTGTGGGTCAGGGGACAGGAAGTCGTGACACAGGCTTTGGCTTGAAGGGCGAAGTCAGGTTCGATTTCGCTCCGGACGAAACGTGCGCGCGGCTGCTCACCGATGCAATGGGTAATTTCTATTTTGTTGGGAATACTACCCGCTACGATTCGGTAGCAGACCTAAATTTTCTCATTGGGAAATGCACCTCAGAAGGAAAGTTGGATTCCACCTTTGGAGCGAACGGGATTCTGACGGGTGACTTCGGAACTTTTGGCAATTCTCGGATATTGGATGCTGACCTTCAGGGAAATGCACTTTTTGTCATTGGTGAGGCGAACGATCTCGCCAGCGTCGATACCCAGCAAGTTTTCATCGGCAAACTTGATTTGGATGGGCATTGGGATGCGGGATTTGGCAATGATGGGATCTTTACCAGAAAATTTGTCGGCGAATGGGCATCCGCGGGTGCAATCAGGGTCCTCGACGATGGAAGGATCGCCTTTTGTGGCATGACCACAGACACCAATGCCTGGCATATCGAACTGCCGATGGCGGGGAGGTTGCTACCCAATGGCGTTCCTGATAGCAGCTTCGGAAATACGGGCTGTATTACGTGGAGCCTCGCGCATGGACTCTCCCATGCGCGAGGGCCGCATAGCGATGGTGGAAGGTTTGAGACACTGCTTCCCGTTGGAAAAGGGATGTTGCTTGGAGGCGTTTTTTATACCAGCAGTTACGGAAGGGCCATGTTCATGATGGTGGACGAAAATGGCAATTTAGACGATGGATTTGGCGAAAATGGGCTGCTTTTTCCAGACATCAGTCCTGGATTTACCTGCACCGTCACACATTCTGTCAAAAGAGGCCCCAAGATTTTTCTCGGTGCCAAATTGGATGTTTACCAAGGTGGCGAGGACTTTGCCCTGCTTACCTTAGACAGCACCGGATCCTTTTTGGACTATGATCCCGTGGATTTTGACAGCAACGAAGACCGCCTTCAAGACATGCTGATCGACCACAATGACCGAATCCTAACCTGTGGGCTTTCCAAATCACCTGATAACCAAAGCCCTGGCTATGAAAGCGATGCCTTCGCCGTAGCTGCGTTGGAGGATAGCAGGACATTGGCCTCAGAATTTGCCGAGAACGGTAAATCGATGACAATCATCCAAAATGGCATGGAATCTGGCGCGACCGCGATGTCTGAATCGCCTGATGGGAAACTCGTTGTCGCGGGTTACACCGCTTCATCTGGTCCAGGAAATTATACGGATTTGGTAATCATTCGTCTTTTATTGGACAGCATGAGCCAATCCCCTTCCCTTCCCAATGCTGGATTTGCAGTTTTTCCTAATCCCGTACACGATCGACTTTGGCTAAACGCTGATGCTGCCGAAACCTGCTCCATTTGGGATAGCCAAGGAAAATTGGTGCTTGGGAACGTGGCTTCTGAAGCTGGAATCGATGTCTCCATGCTCACTAGGGGTGTTTATTTGATTGAGGCGAATGGATTTTGCAGGCGGTTTTTGAAGGAATGA
- a CDS encoding YHYH protein, which yields MKKIRFLLLLCSAFGIVKAQTPILDSWIRNTTGLTASYWENANGNPTSPNFVFHTTTDSANVLSVCYNNSWVYVRSEGMTTDMGQFLNPGSPTSQGYVFSFPKTSSAATSPVTVPTTFTVGVLINGIPAFGNGDATSWSGQSQTNTNQGQQVWNVDAWYGEGFVLDTAFAAHPQQDGAYHSHATPHRLYDFPSTSHSPIVGFAFDGYPIYGPYGYTNPNSASGGVSRMESSYQLRSMTTRQTLPDGTVLQPQEYGPTVSNTHPLGEYIEDYEYISNLGDLDANNGRTCITPEYPGGTYAYFVTTDANGDPAFPYYLGAEYYGTLDEDNLDPQATISIPGGVNCLTGATSIVQAHPSEATMSVAPSIVDQRFTLTWQKAKIDRILVLDAMGSILVDLQKPQGDHVEIETADWAAGVYHCQLVTAEANHGLKIVVQH from the coding sequence ATGAAAAAGATCCGTTTTCTCCTTCTTCTCTGTTCTGCTTTCGGTATTGTCAAAGCACAAACACCCATTCTGGATTCATGGATCCGCAACACCACCGGCCTCACTGCGAGCTATTGGGAAAATGCCAATGGCAACCCGACGTCCCCGAATTTTGTATTCCATACCACGACTGACAGCGCCAACGTGCTTTCGGTGTGTTACAACAATTCGTGGGTTTATGTGCGTTCCGAAGGAATGACCACCGACATGGGCCAATTTTTGAATCCAGGTTCACCGACATCGCAGGGCTATGTTTTCAGCTTCCCAAAAACGTCTTCCGCCGCCACATCTCCCGTGACTGTGCCGACGACTTTCACCGTTGGTGTACTCATCAATGGCATTCCAGCGTTTGGAAACGGCGATGCGACCTCCTGGAGTGGACAGTCGCAAACCAACACGAATCAAGGTCAACAAGTCTGGAACGTCGATGCATGGTACGGCGAGGGCTTTGTTTTGGACACCGCTTTTGCCGCACATCCGCAACAGGATGGGGCTTATCACAGCCACGCGACACCGCATCGCCTCTACGATTTTCCAAGTACGAGCCACTCCCCGATCGTCGGATTTGCATTTGACGGTTACCCCATTTACGGCCCCTATGGCTATACAAATCCCAACAGTGCAAGCGGTGGCGTTTCTCGCATGGAAAGTAGCTACCAGCTTCGGAGCATGACCACGCGCCAAACTTTGCCTGACGGCACAGTCTTGCAGCCGCAGGAATATGGTCCGACGGTAAGCAATACGCATCCGCTTGGCGAATACATCGAAGACTACGAATACATTTCCAACCTCGGAGATTTGGACGCCAACAATGGCCGCACTTGTATCACGCCAGAATATCCAGGTGGCACCTATGCCTACTTTGTGACCACCGATGCCAATGGCGACCCCGCATTCCCCTATTACCTTGGTGCAGAGTACTATGGAACACTCGACGAAGACAACCTTGATCCACAGGCAACGATTTCCATTCCCGGCGGCGTAAATTGTCTCACCGGTGCAACTTCTATTGTTCAAGCGCATCCAAGTGAAGCGACCATGTCGGTCGCACCAAGTATCGTAGATCAAAGATTTACATTGACTTGGCAAAAGGCCAAGATTGACCGAATCCTCGTTTTGGATGCAATGGGAAGCATTCTTGTCGACCTGCAAAAACCTCAAGGTGACCATGTGGAAATCGAGACGGCCGACTGGGCTGCGGGTGTTTACCATTGCCAATTGGTTACCGCCGAGGCAAATCATGGTTTAAAAATCGTAGTACAGCACTGA